One window of the Solanum stenotomum isolate F172 chromosome 11, ASM1918654v1, whole genome shotgun sequence genome contains the following:
- the LOC125843802 gene encoding uncharacterized protein LOC125843802 translates to MGSSGRGSRPPALSRQFQGCYECGGLDHWARECPHRRLALPAPQAARHAPAPPARGRGQGQDRRGGHQGIRGGPRGGRLGGRVDAQGRGVQAHFYAAPARADAETSDDVITGPSTSSQR, encoded by the exons ATGGGTTCTTCTGGCCGGGGTAGCCGACCTCCAGCTCTCAGTCGACAGTTCCAGGGGTGTTATGAATGTGGGGGGTTAGATCATTGGGCCCGCGAGTGTCCCCATCGCAGGTTAGCCTTACCCGCTCCACAGGCAGCTAGGCATGCGccagcacctccagctagaggcagaggccagggacaggaccgtaggggtggtcaccagggtatacggggtggtccccgaggaggcagaTTAGGGGGCAGAGTCGATGCACAGGGTAGGGGAGTCCAGGCCCActtttatgcagctccagctagagcagatgctgagacctcggacgatgtgatcacag gtccgagcactagtagccagcgttga